The Humulus lupulus chromosome 4, drHumLupu1.1, whole genome shotgun sequence genome has a window encoding:
- the LOC133833173 gene encoding probable leucine-rich repeat receptor-like protein kinase At1g68400, producing MIKLVLITSSILKLNLLLLLVLRFSSSSSSSSTPSNDYYPEERDALIELRDFLSSNADLHKKWTGPPCIQNDTKWVGVLCSNGHVVHLTLEGIQLKGTLPPTFLHNITFLTKLSFKNNSITGPLPNLTNLIHLQYVFLSHNNFWGPIPMEFTQLPDLNSLELQDNLLYGQIPPFDQSTLTVFNVSNNHLSGQIPNTSVLHRFPRSCFDHNSDLCGIPLEIPCLFSPPSLPPPPPPNSPPSTRDNDKKSTLKKWSIVGLIITAAALVSFIVIIGFLCCYKIIVQRKEAKKGINAGMVSNGFSESRMTSPESSTDPEKGVDLEFFDKQMPAFDLDDLLRSSAEVLGKGSLGTTYQTTLETGQRLVVKRLNNMNELGKKEFVQQMQLLGKTRHANLVQIVSFYYSKDEKLVIYEFVPHGTLFELLHEKRGIGRAPLNWGTRLSIIKDIAKGLNFLHQSLPHHRVPHANLKSTNVLIHQHHHNFHSKLTDFGFFPLILDSRSSSSDQKLAATRSPEYAHQRNKFNKLSRKADVYCFGVIILEIITGKIPGEISPMSDDTTTRDLSDWVRAVVNRDWSTDILDVEIVSAREGHDEMLKLTEVALECTDERPEKRPKMSEVLVKIEEIELQHRERNCD from the exons ATGATCAAGTTGGTTCTAATAACATCATCAATTCTCAAACTAAACTTGTTATTATTACTCGTGCTTCGattctcatcatcatcatcatcatcatcaacaccCTCGAACGACTATTACCCAGAAGAAAGAGATGCCTTGATAGAGCTAAGAGATTTTCTCAGCTCAAATGCAGATTTGCACAAGAAATGGACAGGTCCACCATGCATCCAAAACGACACCAAATGGGTTGGCGTTTTATGCTCAAATGGCCATGTCGTTCACCTCACCTTGGAAGGAATCCAGCTCAAAGGAACTCTTCCACCAACATTTCTCCATAACATAACTTTCTTGACCAAACTTAGCTTCAAAAACAACTCAATCACAGGTCCACTTCCCAACCTCACAAATCTCATTCACTTACAATATGTCTTCTTATCACACAACAACTTTTGGGGTCCAATTCCTATGGAGTTCACTCAATTGCCAGATCTCAACTCTCTTGAGCTCCAAGACAACTTGTTGTATGGGCAAATCCCACCTTTTGATCAGTCAACTCTGACTGTTTTCAACGTCTCTAACAACCATCTTTCTGGTCAGATACCAAACACAAGTGTTCTTCATAGGTTTCCAAGGAGTTGCTTTGATCATAACTCGGATCTCTGTGGGATACCTTTGGAAATTCCATGCCTGTTTTCGCCACCGTCACTTCCACCGCCGCCACCTCCCAATTCGCCTCCTTCGAcacgagataatgataagaagAGTACTCTCAAGAAATGGAGTATTGTTGGTCTGATTATTACTGCGGCCGCTTTGGTttcttttattgttattattggtTTCTTGTGTTGTTACAAAATTATAGTTCAAAGGAAAGAAGCAAAAAAGGGCATCAATGCAGGTATG GTTAGTAATGGGTTTTCAGAATCAAGAATGACTTCACCAGAGAGCAGTACGGACCCAGAAAAAGGTGTGGATTTAGAGTTTTTTGATAAACAAATGCCTGCATTTGACTTGGACGATTTGCTTAGATCCTCAGCAGAAGTGTTAGGCAAAGGATCATTAGGAACTACCTACCAAACGACACTAGAAACAGGTCAAAGATTGGTCGTAAAGAGATTAAACAACATGAACGAGTTGGGAAAGAAAGAATTTGTTCAGCAAATGCAGTTGCTAGGAAAGACAAGGCATGCAAACCTTGTACAAATCGTGTCTTTCTATTATTCTAAAGATGAGAAGTTGGTTATCTATGAGTTCGTCCCTCATGGCACTCTTTTTGAACTTTTACACG AGAAGAGAGGAATAGGAAGAGCACCACTAAACTGGGGAACAAGGCTTTCCATAATCAAAGACATAGCCAAAGGTCTCAACTTCCTTCACCAATCTCTACCCCATCACAGAGTTCCTCACGCAAACCTCAAATCCACCAACGTTCTCATACACCAACACCATCACAACTTCCATTCGAAGCTCACAGATTTCGGATTCTTCCCTCTGATACTCGACTCCCGCAGCTCCTCCTCCGATCAAAAGCTCGCCGCCACAAGGTCGCCGGAGTACGCTCACCAGCGAAACAAGTTTAACAAGCTCTCGCGAAAAGCCGACGTGTATTGCTTCGGCGTCATCATTTTGGAGATCATAACGGGAAAAATCCCCGGCGAGATATCGCCGATGAGCGACGACACCACGACGAGGGACCTCTCCGATTGGGTTCGGGCGGTGGTGAATAGGGATTGGTCAACGGACATTTTGGACGTCGAGATAGTCTCGGCCAGAGAAGGTCACGATGAGATGTTGAAGTTGACTGAGGTTGCTCTCGAGTGTACGGACGAGAGACCTGAGAAAAGGCCGAAGATGAGTGAAGTTTTGGTGAAGATTGAAGAGATTGAACTACAGCATAGGGAACGCAACTGTGACTGA